One window from the genome of Pyrobaculum ferrireducens encodes:
- a CDS encoding helix-turn-helix domain-containing protein, with the protein MLDNVKVQILRKIATQGYTTVTDVVKDLGITWGAAQWHLFWLENNGYVKSVKINNTTIYIINCPNLIRKLDAVEKALAKTETKGTRHTA; encoded by the coding sequence GTGCTGGACAACGTCAAGGTTCAGATCTTGAGAAAAATCGCGACCCAGGGCTACACCACGGTAACCGATGTAGTTAAAGACCTAGGCATAACGTGGGGCGCCGCCCAGTGGCACCTCTTCTGGCTTGAAAACAACGGCTATGTAAAATCCGTCAAGATAAACAACACAACTATATATATTATAAACTGTCCAAACCTCATTAGGAAGCTAGACGCAGTAGAGAAAGCACTAGCCAAGACTGAAACAAAGGGCACAAGACACACGGCGTAG
- a CDS encoding methyltransferase domain-containing protein — protein sequence MIYVAAVAVAAIVAVLHFLWPYLVGRGGAYSTSSRRAAEWAFRRIGVAGKKVYDLGCGYGGVLALAKAMGAVPVGVEIDPVRWLVCALRCGCRVVLGDMFKTPLRDADVVYIFQWPSVNARLAEKFRRELRSGAYVVSYMWEVPGLRLVAYNPALRVYVYQV from the coding sequence ATGATCTACGTAGCCGCAGTCGCCGTCGCCGCCATCGTCGCCGTTCTCCACTTCCTGTGGCCCTACCTCGTGGGTAGGGGTGGGGCTTACAGTACGTCGAGTAGAAGGGCGGCGGAGTGGGCCTTTAGGAGGATCGGCGTGGCGGGCAAGAAGGTGTACGATCTGGGGTGTGGATACGGCGGGGTGCTGGCCCTGGCGAAGGCGATGGGCGCCGTTCCCGTGGGCGTGGAGATAGACCCCGTTAGGTGGCTGGTCTGCGCGCTCCGTTGCGGGTGCAGGGTGGTGCTTGGCGACATGTTCAAGACGCCGCTTAGAGACGCCGATGTTGTCTATATCTTCCAGTGGCCTTCTGTAAACGCCAGGCTTGCCGAGAAGTTTAGGAGGGAGCTGAGGTCGGGGGCCTACGTGGTCTCCTACATGTGGGAGGTCCCTGGGCTGAGGCTGGTGGCTTACAACCCGGCTCTTAGGGTGTATGTATACCAGGTTTAA
- the rgy gene encoding reverse gyrase, producing MDIPLVVYLHSCPNCGGPITSDRLALGLPCRECLPEGSKAASIREVVAALRRRRALRGLAWVDAYLRSYEEFSAFFKEVVGFEMWGAQRLWARRLVRGKSFAIMAPTGSGKTTFILVATLYLAGGGRRALLIFPTSALAHQAHKKLTAFAERAGRRVKALAYHSLLTEQERREVLEALERGDFDVLVTTSAFLPRRFDLLSRYKFDFVAADDVDSILRATSKNIDRILRLLGVSDSVLNAALEVINLAKQMRKAEVAGDLKEVERLDQQIASLRARLREEVGKLKLGVFVASGALAKARRTVRLLLFREILGFDVGGRAEGLRNVVDLYAEAGGDLAGQVVELLKRLGPGGIVYVQDRELGETIAERAREAGIAVETFFRPRRGVLERFERGELAALVGLASSRSALVRGIDLPHVIRYVVFAGVPKFKFRVRLEEFSIPAYLTFLYNVRSVLSGDLRYRADRLIGQLKRLAPYTLSVQEALRKAAEGGELSSFDRHSVEVVKSAVEFVGDLLRREEIRRTVETSTEVKLAYINGEMYVLVPDVTTYIQGSGRTSRLYAGGLSKGLSVVLVDDAKVFHALRRELKLRFDEAEFRRLDEVDLGKVLEEVDRDRRAIRDIIEGRAAPAATGVELMKTILMIVESPTKARTIANFFGRPSLIIADGVPIYEVSTGDAVLMVTASLGHIYELPTSLARIEQRQREVLAKWFGDFKHDGYNGEDYAVIVTKSGFVPVYNKIWRCRGGVYVDDVDIPQNCKPLDVLESIRNIAVEVDTVLIGTDPDSEGEKIAFDLYMGLRPYVSDIRRIEFHEVTRRAILNALASPRGVSFPLVKGQIVRRVEDRWIGFGLSKVLQERFGNPNLSAGRVQTPVLGWVVKTYEESLRNRMYNVDLQLDDVDLRLQIPRDVLDVLRKKKRLAVKLLGRESRVVNPPPPYTTDELLRDAVNKLGLSADYAMRLAQDLFESGLITYHRTDSTRVSTAGVAIAREYIVKKFGEGAFKPRTWGEEGEGAHEAIRPTRPIDVEELRGLVNAGVIQLAIQPTRSHYQLYDLVFRRFVASQMEPSVARVAKYELEVDGHVLTLERVVDIERQGFQVVYQVTPVEPELPTGTIDVVVKRYRVIRRVLSQADVLALMRQRGIGRPSTYARILQVLAKRYYVYVTGRSKIMVPTKRGIEVYHYLENTFSKLVDEERTRLIEQLMDAIEAGKAVYEEVLQELYNEFKINVLPSLSKT from the coding sequence GTGGATATCCCGCTGGTGGTGTATCTTCATTCGTGTCCCAACTGCGGGGGGCCCATTACTTCCGACAGGCTCGCCCTGGGGTTGCCCTGCCGGGAGTGCCTCCCAGAGGGCTCCAAGGCCGCGTCGATTCGCGAGGTGGTCGCGGCTCTGCGGAGGCGGCGGGCGCTTAGGGGCCTGGCGTGGGTAGACGCCTACCTCCGTAGCTACGAGGAGTTCTCAGCCTTTTTCAAAGAGGTCGTGGGGTTCGAGATGTGGGGGGCGCAGAGGCTGTGGGCCCGGCGCCTTGTGCGGGGCAAGAGCTTCGCCATAATGGCGCCGACGGGCTCCGGCAAGACTACGTTTATACTTGTGGCCACTCTATACCTGGCGGGGGGCGGGAGGAGGGCCCTGTTGATATTCCCCACCTCGGCCCTCGCCCACCAGGCACATAAAAAGCTGACGGCCTTCGCCGAGAGGGCGGGGCGCAGGGTCAAGGCGCTTGCCTACCACTCCCTCCTCACCGAGCAGGAGAGGAGGGAGGTGCTGGAGGCTTTGGAGAGGGGGGATTTCGACGTGCTGGTCACCACCTCGGCCTTCCTCCCCAGGCGCTTCGACTTGTTGAGCCGGTACAAGTTCGACTTCGTCGCCGCGGACGACGTCGACAGCATACTGCGGGCCACCAGCAAAAACATTGACCGCATCCTAAGGTTGCTGGGGGTCTCCGACTCGGTGCTGAACGCCGCGCTGGAGGTTATCAACCTGGCGAAGCAGATGCGGAAGGCTGAGGTGGCCGGCGATCTAAAGGAGGTGGAGAGGCTGGATCAGCAGATCGCCTCGCTGAGGGCTAGGCTTAGGGAGGAGGTGGGGAAGCTTAAGCTCGGCGTCTTCGTCGCGTCGGGCGCCCTGGCGAAGGCGAGGAGGACCGTGAGGCTGTTGCTCTTCCGGGAGATCCTCGGCTTCGACGTCGGCGGCAGGGCGGAGGGCCTCAGGAACGTCGTCGACCTCTACGCGGAGGCCGGCGGCGACTTGGCGGGGCAGGTGGTGGAGCTCTTAAAGAGGCTGGGCCCCGGCGGCATTGTCTACGTCCAGGACAGGGAGCTGGGGGAGACCATCGCCGAGCGGGCTAGGGAGGCGGGGATCGCCGTGGAGACCTTCTTCCGCCCGCGCCGCGGCGTCTTGGAGCGCTTCGAGAGGGGGGAGTTGGCGGCGCTGGTGGGCCTCGCCTCTTCCAGATCTGCGCTTGTCAGGGGGATCGACCTGCCCCACGTCATCCGCTACGTGGTCTTTGCCGGGGTGCCGAAGTTTAAGTTTAGAGTTAGGCTGGAGGAGTTCTCCATACCCGCCTACCTAACCTTTCTCTATAACGTGAGGTCTGTCCTATCCGGCGACTTGAGGTACAGGGCTGACAGGCTCATAGGCCAGCTGAAGAGGCTGGCGCCCTACACGCTGAGCGTGCAGGAGGCGTTGAGGAAAGCCGCCGAGGGCGGCGAGCTCTCCAGCTTCGACAGACACTCCGTGGAGGTGGTGAAGTCCGCGGTGGAGTTCGTCGGCGACTTGCTGAGAAGAGAGGAGATCCGCAGAACTGTTGAGACCTCTACCGAGGTGAAGCTGGCGTATATAAACGGGGAGATGTACGTCTTGGTGCCCGACGTCACAACCTACATACAGGGTAGCGGCCGGACGTCGCGTCTATACGCCGGGGGGCTCTCAAAGGGGCTTAGCGTTGTGTTGGTGGACGACGCCAAGGTCTTCCACGCGCTGAGGCGGGAGCTGAAGCTCAGATTCGACGAGGCGGAGTTCAGGAGGCTGGACGAGGTGGATCTCGGCAAAGTTCTAGAAGAGGTGGACCGGGATAGGAGGGCTATTAGGGATATCATAGAGGGGAGGGCGGCCCCCGCGGCGACCGGCGTCGAGCTTATGAAGACCATCCTCATGATTGTCGAGTCCCCCACCAAGGCCAGGACAATTGCCAACTTCTTCGGGAGGCCCAGCCTGATAATCGCCGACGGGGTTCCCATCTACGAGGTCTCCACGGGGGACGCCGTCTTGATGGTCACCGCCTCTCTCGGACACATCTACGAGCTCCCCACCTCCCTAGCTAGGATTGAGCAGAGGCAGAGAGAGGTCCTAGCTAAGTGGTTCGGCGACTTTAAACACGACGGCTACAACGGGGAGGACTACGCCGTGATTGTCACAAAGAGCGGCTTCGTCCCGGTTTACAACAAGATCTGGAGGTGCCGGGGCGGCGTCTACGTAGACGACGTGGATATTCCACAAAACTGCAAGCCGCTGGACGTGCTGGAGTCTATTAGAAACATCGCCGTGGAGGTAGACACAGTCCTAATAGGCACAGATCCTGACTCCGAGGGCGAGAAGATAGCCTTCGACCTCTACATGGGCCTCCGGCCTTACGTCTCTGACATAAGGCGCATTGAGTTTCACGAAGTCACTAGGAGGGCTATTCTCAACGCCCTGGCGAGCCCCCGGGGGGTGAGCTTCCCCTTGGTGAAGGGGCAGATTGTGAGGAGGGTGGAGGACCGCTGGATAGGCTTCGGCTTGAGCAAGGTGCTTCAGGAGAGGTTCGGCAACCCCAATCTCTCGGCCGGCAGAGTCCAGACGCCGGTGCTGGGCTGGGTGGTGAAGACCTACGAGGAGTCGCTGAGGAACCGCATGTACAACGTAGATCTCCAGCTAGACGACGTCGACCTCAGGCTACAGATACCCAGAGACGTGCTGGACGTTCTGCGCAAGAAGAAGCGGTTGGCGGTTAAGCTTCTGGGGAGGGAGAGCCGCGTGGTCAACCCACCGCCGCCCTACACCACAGACGAGTTGCTTAGAGACGCCGTGAACAAACTGGGCCTCTCAGCCGACTACGCCATGAGGCTAGCCCAGGACCTCTTTGAAAGCGGCCTCATAACATACCACCGAACCGACAGCACAAGGGTGTCCACTGCGGGAGTCGCCATAGCAAGGGAGTACATCGTCAAGAAATTCGGCGAGGGGGCCTTCAAGCCGAGGACGTGGGGCGAGGAGGGGGAGGGGGCGCACGAGGCCATTAGGCCCACGAGGCCGATAGACGTCGAGGAGCTCCGCGGCCTTGTAAACGCCGGCGTCATCCAGCTCGCCATCCAGCCAACCCGGAGCCACTACCAGCTCTACGACTTGGTCTTCCGGCGCTTCGTGGCGAGTCAGATGGAGCCGAGCGTGGCGCGCGTCGCCAAGTACGAGCTGGAGGTAGACGGCCACGTCTTAACCCTCGAGCGGGTTGTCGACATCGAGAGGCAGGGCTTCCAGGTGGTGTACCAGGTGACGCCAGTGGAGCCGGAGCTCCCCACGGGCACCATAGACGTCGTGGTTAAGCGGTACCGCGTCATCCGGAGGGTGCTGTCGCAAGCCGACGTGCTGGCGTTGATGAGGCAGAGGGGCATCGGGAGGCCCAGCACCTACGCCCGCATACTGCAGGTGCTGGCCAAGAGGTACTACGTCTACGTGACGGGCCGTAGTAAGATCATGGTGCCCACTAAACGCGGTATTGAGGTATACCACTACCTAGAGAATACATTTAGTAAACTTGTCGACGAGGAGCGGACAAGGCTGATAGAACAGCTTATGGACGCGATCGAAGCCGGCAAGGCTGTATACGAAGAAGTGCTACAGGAGCTGTACAACGAGTTTAAGATAAACGTACTGCCCAGCCTATCCAAGACGTAA
- a CDS encoding rhomboid family intramembrane serine protease, translating into MAIPLRDINPTRTFPYVTKALVFINIAVFIYELLNPRFVQQYAFVPALAWEEPYRWVTHMFLHGGVLHIVGNMLYLWVFGDNVEDYYGHGTFLLLYLFWGLAAAFTHYMAVETQASLMAATGYPGPSPVYMPALGASGAISGVLGAYMVLYPRARILTLILFFVITMVEVPAWAYIGFWFLYQLFYGALEFITLSQSGVAYFAHIGGFIAGALTALVYKKRRATYHWYWTY; encoded by the coding sequence GTGGCTATCCCTCTGCGCGACATCAACCCCACGAGGACCTTTCCCTACGTCACCAAGGCCCTTGTCTTTATAAACATCGCCGTGTTTATATACGAGCTCCTCAACCCCCGGTTTGTTCAGCAGTACGCCTTCGTCCCGGCGCTGGCGTGGGAGGAGCCCTACCGGTGGGTCACCCACATGTTTCTCCACGGGGGCGTGCTCCACATAGTGGGGAACATGCTCTACCTCTGGGTGTTCGGCGACAACGTGGAGGATTACTACGGCCACGGCACCTTCCTCCTCCTCTACCTCTTCTGGGGCCTCGCCGCGGCGTTCACACACTACATGGCGGTGGAGACCCAAGCCTCGTTAATGGCGGCTACGGGCTACCCCGGCCCAAGCCCAGTGTACATGCCGGCGCTCGGGGCCTCCGGGGCCATAAGCGGCGTGCTCGGCGCCTACATGGTGCTATACCCAAGAGCCCGCATCTTGACGCTCATACTATTCTTCGTCATAACGATGGTCGAGGTGCCGGCGTGGGCCTACATCGGGTTCTGGTTCCTCTACCAGCTCTTCTACGGCGCCCTGGAGTTCATAACCTTGTCGCAGAGCGGCGTCGCCTATTTCGCCCACATAGGCGGCTTCATCGCAGGCGCCCTAACAGCGCTGGTATACAAAAAGAGGAGAGCTACATACCACTGGTACTGGACTTACTAG
- a CDS encoding NfeD family protein translates to MDVVISASALGLVGGLVLFFTFLGRIPPWLGYPLGGALLSIYVLIVVVGLKSSREFKRRPPPSASVVGRRGVVVEVEGGWALVKLEGAYWRVYCGSCAPGDVVEVVEIGDVGVVARRVE, encoded by the coding sequence GTGGATGTGGTTATCTCTGCGTCGGCTCTGGGCCTCGTCGGTGGACTCGTCCTCTTCTTCACCTTTCTCGGGCGGATACCGCCGTGGCTGGGGTACCCCCTCGGCGGCGCGCTCCTCTCGATCTACGTGCTGATCGTGGTGGTGGGTCTCAAGTCTAGCCGGGAGTTCAAGAGGAGACCGCCTCCCTCTGCCTCTGTGGTGGGGAGGAGGGGGGTGGTGGTGGAGGTGGAGGGCGGCTGGGCTTTGGTGAAGCTGGAGGGGGCCTACTGGAGGGTGTACTGCGGCTCCTGCGCGCCTGGGGACGTGGTGGAGGTTGTGGAAATCGGCGACGTGGGGGTTGTCGCGAGGAGGGTGGAATGA
- a CDS encoding class I SAM-dependent methyltransferase codes for MPLTDYPSVLRHFKDYIRASGGLFELKKALDWSVWYAYKWWREVKEAGAADLRNSFVKALYTSLLARGVIHEDGRLGKELEKPEMPKGLYAREWVEMHQRFDELGAVKIATNQVDRNALELFHSDIHLQGWHKIMIGAFLKATGFSGGLSVLEPLSGEGYLATLVYSEYTPSLYLGFHPNPSLVELSRKMVKNAQFVVANSSCEVKGSYDVVLLLEKLHLFTDPATELKCIREILKPGGKLYIAQPVVESMPGYLAIHAAAAVSHINVFTWKEVEQLLEMAFVLHRRLIKAMPFYGAVWKRG; via the coding sequence ATGCCTCTGACAGACTACCCCTCGGTCTTAAGACACTTCAAGGACTACATAAGGGCATCTGGGGGCTTATTTGAGCTGAAAAAGGCGCTTGACTGGAGTGTGTGGTACGCGTATAAGTGGTGGAGAGAGGTTAAGGAGGCCGGGGCGGCCGATTTACGCAACTCCTTTGTAAAGGCGTTGTACACGTCGCTACTGGCGAGAGGTGTTATACACGAGGACGGGCGGCTGGGGAAGGAATTGGAGAAGCCGGAGATGCCCAAGGGGCTCTACGCCCGGGAGTGGGTAGAGATGCACCAGAGATTTGACGAGCTGGGCGCGGTGAAGATAGCCACGAACCAAGTGGATAGGAACGCCCTCGAGCTTTTCCACAGCGACATACACCTACAGGGGTGGCACAAGATCATGATTGGGGCTTTTTTAAAAGCTACGGGGTTCTCCGGTGGCCTCTCAGTGCTGGAGCCTCTGAGCGGCGAGGGCTACCTGGCTACTTTGGTATATAGCGAATATACGCCGTCTCTCTACCTCGGCTTCCACCCCAACCCCTCCCTAGTCGAACTCTCGAGGAAAATGGTTAAAAACGCGCAGTTCGTCGTCGCTAATAGTAGCTGTGAAGTTAAGGGCTCTTACGACGTGGTGCTTCTACTGGAGAAGCTCCACCTATTTACAGACCCCGCCACCGAGTTGAAATGTATAAGAGAGATCTTGAAGCCGGGCGGCAAGCTGTACATAGCACAGCCAGTGGTAGAGTCTATGCCGGGGTACTTGGCGATTCACGCCGCCGCGGCCGTGTCGCACATCAATGTATTCACCTGGAAGGAGGTTGAGCAACTACTAGAGATGGCGTTTGTACTCCACCGCCGTCTTATAAAAGCCATGCCCTTCTACGGCGCCGTGTGGAAGCGCGGATAG
- the leuS gene encoding leucine--tRNA ligase, which translates to MSELARFFLELGERWQRRWAEARVFEPEPEVGRPKYFITAAYPYPNGAIHIGHGRTYLIADVLARFYRHMGRISLFPMGFHYTGTPILTIAEAIASGDAAVAEEYMTIYGVPESEIKKMGNPLYLARYFHEQSKRAMQRFGLGIDWSREFTTIDPEYQRFIQWQFEKLRKKGLIVRGRHPVGWCPRHSMPVGAHDTKDDKEPDIGQWTLIYFADGEGLVFPAATLRPETVPGVTNMWINPEAEYVVAEYDGRRMVLSRDAARRLSFQGGVKVLREAKGREFVGRAVQNPVTGEWVPVYEARFVDPGVGTGVVMSVPAHAPYDYAALRDMGAVRLIPLIRVEGYGDYPAKEVVERMGIKSQTDPALEEATKEVYSAEYARGYMREDVAELVGGHLPEPARSMVRAVFKMYFAGRPVREAREFISKWLVESGLGGVMYDIMNKPVYCRCGTEIVVKVLEDQWFINYGESRWKELARELVGAMSIIPPEAKPHFYATIDWLDKRACARTRGLGTPLPWSGGWVIESLSDSTIYMAYYTVIKKIRHFGLKPEQLTEEFWDYVFLGVGTAEEVARRIGASPEALKAIREEFEYWYPLDSRNSGKDLIPNHLTFFIFNHVAIFPREKWPRQIVANGWVLREGEKMSKSKRNVLPLDRAVEMYGPDPLRATLAISAEVEQDLDFRDAEARRNAQQLMSIYNLAQRLAQGAEDRRPNWLDMWLVSEVALLLERAREAYEKVRVRQAAVEVLYNAKAVFDQYLAAVEKPSKLAVEAARAWAVAMEPIVPHLAEEVWSVLGGEGFAAKAPWPRLKAEPAALLAKRYVDMLVEDVKKIPAYGPGVKRVVVYVNSNFSWVKAALGGDVKAVINAGAPPQAAKRVVDLVKTLGDEVRSLVASAEGFNEVEALSSYRGYVEKALGAPVEVYLADDPEAPDLGGKKRAALPLKPGIYIEK; encoded by the coding sequence ATGAGCGAGTTGGCTAGGTTCTTCCTTGAGCTGGGGGAGAGGTGGCAGAGGAGGTGGGCCGAGGCCAGGGTTTTCGAGCCGGAGCCGGAGGTGGGGAGGCCGAAGTACTTCATCACGGCGGCGTATCCCTATCCCAACGGCGCCATACATATCGGCCACGGGCGGACGTACCTAATAGCCGACGTGCTGGCCCGTTTCTATAGACACATGGGCCGGATCTCCCTCTTCCCCATGGGTTTCCACTACACCGGCACGCCGATTTTGACCATCGCCGAGGCCATAGCCTCAGGCGACGCGGCGGTGGCGGAGGAGTACATGACCATATACGGGGTGCCGGAGTCCGAGATTAAGAAGATGGGGAACCCGCTGTACCTGGCTCGGTACTTCCACGAGCAGTCTAAGAGGGCGATGCAGAGGTTCGGCCTTGGCATAGACTGGAGTAGGGAGTTCACCACCATCGATCCGGAGTACCAGCGTTTTATCCAGTGGCAGTTTGAGAAGCTGAGGAAGAAGGGGCTCATCGTCCGGGGGAGGCACCCCGTGGGCTGGTGCCCGAGGCACTCCATGCCCGTGGGGGCCCACGACACCAAGGACGACAAGGAGCCGGACATCGGCCAGTGGACGCTGATATACTTCGCAGACGGCGAGGGACTTGTGTTCCCGGCGGCCACCCTGAGGCCGGAGACTGTGCCCGGCGTGACTAACATGTGGATTAATCCTGAGGCTGAATACGTCGTGGCTGAGTACGACGGCCGCAGAATGGTGCTCAGCAGAGACGCGGCCCGCCGCCTCTCCTTCCAAGGCGGCGTCAAGGTGCTGAGGGAGGCCAAGGGGAGGGAGTTCGTGGGGAGGGCGGTGCAGAACCCGGTAACTGGGGAGTGGGTGCCTGTGTACGAGGCGAGGTTTGTAGATCCCGGGGTGGGCACCGGGGTGGTTATGTCTGTGCCGGCGCACGCCCCCTACGACTACGCCGCTCTCCGCGACATGGGCGCGGTGAGGCTCATCCCTCTGATCAGGGTTGAGGGCTACGGGGACTACCCCGCGAAGGAGGTGGTGGAGCGCATGGGTATAAAGAGCCAGACAGACCCAGCTCTGGAGGAGGCTACTAAGGAGGTCTACTCCGCTGAGTACGCCAGGGGCTACATGCGGGAGGACGTGGCGGAGCTGGTGGGGGGGCACCTCCCCGAGCCTGCCCGGTCCATGGTGAGGGCTGTCTTCAAGATGTACTTCGCGGGGAGGCCGGTGAGGGAGGCCCGGGAGTTTATCTCGAAGTGGCTTGTAGAGTCCGGCCTGGGCGGGGTGATGTACGACATTATGAATAAGCCTGTGTACTGCCGTTGCGGCACTGAGATTGTGGTGAAGGTGTTGGAGGATCAGTGGTTTATAAACTACGGCGAGTCTAGGTGGAAGGAGCTGGCTAGGGAGCTGGTCGGCGCCATGTCTATAATCCCGCCGGAGGCGAAGCCGCATTTCTACGCCACTATCGACTGGCTGGACAAGAGGGCGTGTGCGAGGACGAGGGGCCTCGGGACGCCTCTGCCGTGGAGCGGCGGCTGGGTTATAGAGAGCCTCAGCGACTCGACGATATACATGGCGTACTACACCGTGATCAAGAAGATAAGGCACTTCGGCCTAAAGCCGGAGCAGCTCACCGAGGAGTTCTGGGACTACGTCTTCCTAGGCGTGGGCACCGCTGAGGAGGTGGCCAGGAGGATCGGGGCCTCTCCAGAGGCTCTCAAGGCTATTAGAGAGGAGTTTGAGTACTGGTACCCCCTGGACTCGAGGAACTCCGGCAAAGACTTGATACCCAACCACTTGACGTTCTTCATCTTCAACCACGTGGCCATATTCCCCAGGGAGAAGTGGCCGAGGCAGATCGTGGCCAACGGCTGGGTGTTGAGGGAGGGCGAGAAGATGTCTAAGTCTAAGCGCAACGTCCTGCCTTTAGACAGGGCGGTTGAGATGTACGGCCCCGACCCGCTGAGGGCGACGCTGGCGATATCGGCTGAGGTGGAGCAGGACCTCGACTTCAGAGACGCCGAGGCTCGTAGAAACGCGCAACAGCTGATGTCGATCTACAACTTGGCGCAGAGGCTGGCCCAGGGGGCTGAGGACCGGAGGCCGAATTGGCTAGACATGTGGCTTGTGTCGGAGGTGGCGCTGTTGCTGGAGAGGGCGAGGGAGGCGTATGAAAAGGTCAGGGTGAGGCAGGCGGCGGTTGAGGTTCTCTACAACGCCAAGGCCGTCTTCGACCAGTACCTAGCCGCCGTGGAGAAGCCCTCCAAGCTGGCGGTGGAGGCGGCGAGGGCGTGGGCGGTGGCCATGGAGCCGATCGTCCCGCACCTAGCCGAGGAGGTGTGGTCGGTGCTGGGCGGCGAGGGGTTTGCGGCGAAGGCGCCCTGGCCGCGGCTGAAGGCGGAGCCCGCCGCCCTCCTGGCGAAGAGGTACGTGGATATGCTGGTCGAGGACGTGAAGAAGATACCGGCGTACGGGCCGGGGGTCAAGAGGGTCGTGGTGTACGTCAATTCCAACTTCTCCTGGGTCAAGGCGGCGCTCGGCGGCGACGTTAAGGCTGTCATAAACGCGGGGGCCCCGCCGCAGGCGGCTAAACGCGTCGTGGATTTGGTGAAGACGCTGGGGGACGAGGTGCGGTCGCTGGTTGCGTCGGCGGAGGGGTTTAACGAGGTGGAGGCCCTGTCGTCGTACAGGGGTTACGTCGAAAAGGCGCTAGGCGCCCCAGTGGAGGTGTACCTAGCCGACGACCCGGAGGCCCCCGACCTGGGCGGGAAGAAGAGGGCGGCTCTGCCCCTCAAGCCAGGTATATACATAGAGAAGTAG
- a CDS encoding ADP-ribose-binding protein: MEFRVGAVSVVVAKGDITEVEADAIVNAANSYLEHGGGVAGAIVRKGGQVIQEESREWVRRHGPVPVGGVAVTSAGRLKARYVIHAVGPRCGAEPIEKLGDAVRNALAKAEELGLSSIAFPAISTGVFGCPYEAAAEQMARAIKEAAPGLRTVRRVLVVLYGDEAYQKFLEVFKKIF, translated from the coding sequence ATGGAGTTTAGGGTCGGGGCCGTGTCGGTGGTGGTGGCCAAGGGCGACATAACGGAGGTGGAGGCCGACGCCATTGTCAACGCGGCCAACTCCTATCTCGAGCACGGCGGGGGCGTGGCGGGGGCCATAGTGAGGAAGGGGGGCCAGGTAATTCAGGAGGAGAGCCGGGAGTGGGTCAGGAGGCACGGCCCCGTGCCTGTGGGCGGCGTCGCCGTGACCTCCGCGGGGAGGCTCAAGGCGAGGTACGTGATCCACGCAGTTGGGCCTCGGTGCGGCGCCGAGCCTATCGAGAAGCTGGGAGACGCCGTCAGAAACGCCCTTGCCAAGGCTGAGGAGCTGGGCCTCTCTTCTATAGCCTTTCCGGCGATCAGCACGGGGGTCTTCGGATGCCCCTACGAGGCGGCGGCTGAGCAGATGGCGAGGGCGATAAAGGAGGCGGCCCCCGGCCTAAGGACTGTGCGGCGGGTACTTGTGGTGCTCTACGGCGATGAGGCGTATCAAAAATTCCTAGAGGTTTTCAAAAAGATCTTCTAG